In a genomic window of Phyllostomus discolor isolate MPI-MPIP mPhyDis1 chromosome 5, mPhyDis1.pri.v3, whole genome shotgun sequence:
- the C5H1orf216 gene encoding UPF0500 protein C1orf216 homolog — translation MFAIQPRVAEGGQFLGGQPPGVCQPEFQADSNSNFMARAKDANENWRGMPDQVEPIPMRSSAQLPSDNQAFQAPGLPEGEVRSPPEGAEIPRAEPEKMGSAGIVCSPLEDNGYASSSLSIDSPSSSPEPACGTPQGPGPVDSLLPSVAQAVQKLQAQERYKEQEKEKHHVHLVMYRRLALLQWIRGLQHQLVDQQARLQESFDTILDNRKELIRCFQQRAAPCTPQDQR, via the coding sequence ATGTTCGCCATCCAACCGAGGGTGGCTGAGGGGGGCCAGTTCCTGGGGGGCCAGCCTCCTGGAGTATGTCAGCCTGAGTTCCAAGCCGACAGCAACTCCAACTTCATGGCAAGAGCCAAGGATGCCAATGAGAACTGGCGTGGGATGCCAGACCAAGTAGAGCCCATCCCGATGAGGAGCTCCGCCCAGTTGCCCTCTGACAACCAGGCTTTCCAGGCCCCTGGACTCCCAGAAGGAGAGGTCCGCAGCCCGCCAGAGGGGGCAGAGATCCCCAGAGCTGAGCCTGAGAAAATGGGTAGTGCTGGCATAGTCTGCTCCCCTCTAGAGGACAATGGCTATGCCAGCAGCTCCCTAAGCATTgacagccccagcagcagccctgagcctgcTTGTGGGACCCCTCAAGGCCCTGGCCCTGTAGATTCCCTTCTGCCCTCAGTGGCCCAGGCTGTGCAAAAGCTGCAGGCTCAAGAGCGCTACAaagagcaggagaaggagaagcaccaTGTGCACTTGGTGATGTACCGCCGCCTGGCCCTGCTCCAGTGGATCCGAGGCCTGCAGCACCAGTTAGTTGACCAGCAGGCCCGCCTGCAGGAGAGCTTTGACACCATCCTAGATAATCGAAAGGAGCTCATCCGCTGCTTCCAACAGAGGGCAGCACCATGCACGCCCCAGGACCAGCGCTAA